In Pseudoroseomonas cervicalis, the DNA window CGCGATTCCACCGGCGTGCGCGGCATCAGGCTGGCGACTGGCGACCAGGTGATCGCGCTCTCGGTGCTGCGCCATGTCGAGGCCAGCGTCGAGGAGCGGGCCGCCTATCTGAAGCAGGCCGCGCAGAAGCGCCGCAATGGCGAGGAGGCGGCCGAGGCCGCCGCCGAATCTGAGGCCGCGCTGGCCGAGGAGAATGCCGAGGCGGCGGGGGCCGAGATCGCCCTTTCGCCCGAGCGTTTCGCCGAGCTGGAGGAGCAGGAGGAAATCCTGCTCACCGTCACCGATGGTGGCTTCGGCAAGCGCAGCTCGGCCTATGAATACCGCGTCACCGGCCGTGGCGGGCAGGGCATCACCAACATCACCCTGTCCTCGCGCACCGGCCGCTCGGTGGTCGCCACCTTCCCGGTGCGGATGGGCGACGACGTCATGCTGGTCACCGACAATGGCCGCCTGATCCGCCTGCCGGCCGACCAGGTCCGCGTCACCGGCCGCCAGGCCATGGGCGTGATGATGCTGCGGCTGAATGAGGCGGAGAAGGTCACCTCCTGCTTCACCGTGGTGGAGCAGCAGGGCGGCGAGGATGGGGCGGCCGAGGATGGCGCGGCCGCCGAGGACCAGCCGGATCTGGAGCCCGGCGCCGATGGCTGAGCCGGGGCAGGCTGCTCCCGGGGCGGGGAGGGCGCCGCGCAGCGGCGTCTATCCCGGCACTTTCGACCCCGTCACCAACGGGCATATCGACATCATCAACCGTGCCGCCCGTATTCTGGACCGGCTGGTGATCGGGGTGGCGATGAATGCCGGGAAGGGGCCGCTCTTCCCGCTCGATGAGCGGGTGGAACTGGTGAAGGCCGAGACCGACGCGATCGCGCGCCGGACCGGCACGATCATCGAGGTGGTGCCCTTCGACAGCCTGCTGGTCGGCTTCGCGCGCGAGGTCGGCGCCCAGGTCATCGTGCGCGGCCTGCGCGCGGTGACCGATTTCGATTATGAGTTCCAGATGGCCGGGCTGAACCGCCGCCTCGATCCGGAGATCGAGCTGCTGTTCCTGATGGCCAGCGAAGGAAACCACTTCATCTCTTCACGTTTCGTGAAGGAGATCGCGCGGCTGGGCGGTGACATCACCAGCTTTGTCCCGCGTCTGACACGCGACCGCACCCTGGAGAGGGTGCGGATGCCAAACCCTGGGGAGTAACCACACGGATGTTCCGCCGGACCCTGCTCGCCAGCACCATCGCCGCTACGGGGATCATGATGACCGAAGCCACCACCAACGAAGCCGCGGCGCAGGATGACCGCGAGAACACGCTCTACTTCGACCTGAAGGACGGGCGCGTCGTCATCAAGCTGCGCCCGGACCTGGCGCCGCAGCATGTCGAGCGGATCAAGACCCTGGTGCGCCAGGGCTTCTATGACGGCACGCCGTTCCACCGCGTGATCGAGGGCTTCATGGCCCAGGGCGGCGACCCGACCGGCACCGGCACGGGCGGCAGCCAGCTGCCCGACCTTCCGGCCGAGTTCAGCGCCCCCTCCAAGGCGCGCTTCCTGCGCGGCGTCTGCGGCATGGCCCGCACCGCCAACCCGAACAGCGCCAACAGCCAGTTCTTCATCATGTTCGCCCCGGCGCCGAGCCTGGACGGCCAGTACACCATCTGGGGCCAGGTGATGTCGGGCATGGAGTTCGTGGACAAGATCAAGCGCGGCGCCGGTGCCAATGGCATGGTGCGCGAGCCGGATCGCCTGGTGAAGGCGCAGATCGCCGCCGACGCCGGCTGAGGCCGACCGGGCCCGGGCGTGGCGACACGCCCGGGCCTTTCCATCGGCGCGGCCGCGTCAGGCCCCGCCTTGCGGCCTTGACTTTGGCCGTCCGAGCGGCTTTTTCCCAGCCGCCCCGTGTGCCCGTAGCTCAGTCGGTAGAGCACGAGACTTTTAATCTTGGGGTCCAGGGTTCGAGTCCCTGCGGGCACACCATTTCCCTCGGCAACACCGCTTCCTGCCCGGCCAGGCCCCTGAGGGGGCCGAGCAAGGCTGCCGCCGCATGGGTGCCGGGCGCCGGACGCTCGGCATGTCGGTTTCGCGCCGGCCCGGCCCTGGCTAGAAGGCGGCCATGGACAACAGCATGGCCGCCAAGCCCTACAGCAGGCTGAAGGGCGATCCCTACCGCGCCTATGAGGAACTGCCCTTCGAGGTGCGCCGGGCCCTGCAGGAGGCCCTGGTGGATTGGTGCCCGCTGCGCGCCCGGGAATGGCACCTGCATCTGCTGCGCCAGCAGCGGCTGCGCCCGGCGCAGGCGGCGGCCTTCATGGTGCAGGCGATCCGCGGGCATGACCAGGCGGAGGTCGCCGCCTTCGCCAGGAGCTGGCCCGCCGGTGCGCAGGCCTATCCGCATCTGGCAGCCGGCGCGACGCTGCAGCGCTATGCCGGGGCGGCAGGCATGCCGGAGAGCAAGCCGCTCCGCCTGGCGCCGCCGGAGAGGAAAGCCGGGAAAAAGCCCCGGCCGGTGCCGAAGCGGCGGAAGGGCCGTCGCCGCTAGTCGCGCAGTCGCTGCGGGCGCCCCGCACGTCGGTGCCGCTAG includes these proteins:
- a CDS encoding DUF6525 family protein; amino-acid sequence: MDNSMAAKPYSRLKGDPYRAYEELPFEVRRALQEALVDWCPLRAREWHLHLLRQQRLRPAQAAAFMVQAIRGHDQAEVAAFARSWPAGAQAYPHLAAGATLQRYAGAAGMPESKPLRLAPPERKAGKKPRPVPKRRKGRRR
- a CDS encoding peptidylprolyl isomerase; translated protein: MFRRTLLASTIAATGIMMTEATTNEAAAQDDRENTLYFDLKDGRVVIKLRPDLAPQHVERIKTLVRQGFYDGTPFHRVIEGFMAQGGDPTGTGTGGSQLPDLPAEFSAPSKARFLRGVCGMARTANPNSANSQFFIMFAPAPSLDGQYTIWGQVMSGMEFVDKIKRGAGANGMVREPDRLVKAQIAADAG
- the coaD gene encoding pantetheine-phosphate adenylyltransferase, coding for MAEPGQAAPGAGRAPRSGVYPGTFDPVTNGHIDIINRAARILDRLVIGVAMNAGKGPLFPLDERVELVKAETDAIARRTGTIIEVVPFDSLLVGFAREVGAQVIVRGLRAVTDFDYEFQMAGLNRRLDPEIELLFLMASEGNHFISSRFVKEIARLGGDITSFVPRLTRDRTLERVRMPNPGE